The following proteins are encoded in a genomic region of Sebastes fasciatus isolate fSebFas1 chromosome 12, fSebFas1.pri, whole genome shotgun sequence:
- the plekhg6 gene encoding uncharacterized protein plekhg6 isoform X1: MDPTKPSLSSKAVHVNNGGGNDSLMEEASDPWRDGVDGERLRDVEARETDVVDGTTAAADINHHHKGSADKHKFSTLGLQRRTKQKVVTDFAIVNKGASAGAKPKAALRQVLFNQGVSEKNPASEERGQLEVLKQVLGSYPVPVDLKWRWKEESQGSMLEKNWTDIVHSHSTMSKVQRHQQEALWEFVHTELTYINKLIIIKDVVVGALFNLQQNRFLLEVRPEELFSNLPSILIAHQLFWQDVIYPMLEEVRRTGKPFDPMMLEAGCLQFHERFSTYQRYCWEEENNLEFTRRQMESNPHFFTYVQWVETHPQCDRMRLGGMQAQPHQRITKYPLLLKAVLKTTEDPHVQHSLKGMLSSVNNFLESINDYLKLKDEELALTISAQRVEGYEVERINEDIDRHVREICQFDLTCPIRGVGSGVVRKLLLEGNLKIRGRKDSKLEVVALLFSDVLLMTKVQKKGERLKVVRPPLAIDRTCCMALKDGCSFVLVEVGELRSAMNVYIFATSTIVSCSTWVSTIHQAKETLWNLRQTESNRQLENWKIQQLEAKPVTEAKTDDMETEEQHQSRRGTFVDELTEELVIPRSINGMMASKETEDQHQPPDGVATNNPVLSFWHSQPDVSNVNNNVRKQVPKTFSGRQQAHVKGHEWIEMGVRGEQVGNYTEGEEKRGQRGIWNQRAQSTPNLDHFRLHSNAADPLRYNTTRPHAFFYPDVDYPTDEDSTEHLHNQAATSREGPESLRLPEEGGISTQRDSDSQSVNLDSSFDSQSGDMETSPEAWSSSKVLRSPGLRKRRPSITHQAPSSHTSGQFFQGSEQTNSYSFSNSNNSLKRNSLPTSSDSHRVLKLGSLKPNQGMFWNMHNRASPDPQTLSEPELPDIDFENRVKTQRSASIPNIVIEGDHELRLHSSTLYAQNPNVHPSPLDGLLERVKEREGLKKDRNVKMANLKSKHPPSPSFSTTPSPSPSPSDGDRDTEWEEVELMRHRARTVSKGWKEQLVDGDEDDKKNSVVFSDGVNVDWSGWCFDDDEVMDHLYPAGEGFIEGISRSLASWDIHGLSEQEDGEYSQV; this comes from the exons ATGGATCCAACAAAGCCCAG CCTTTCCTCTAAGGCGGTGCATGTAAACAATGGTGGGGGGAATGATTCACTGATGGAAGAAGCATCGGACCCGTGGCGAGACGGTGTGGACGGGGAGAGGCTGAGGGACGTGGAAGCCAGAGAGACAGACGTTGTTGATGGGACGACTGCAGCTGCAGACATAAACCATCACCACAAGGGGTCAGCAGACAAACACAAGTTCAGTACGCTCGGCTTACAG AGGCGGACCAAGCAGAAAGTCGTGACTGATTTTGCAATAGTGAATAAGGGAGCGTCTGCAGGAGCCAAACCCAAAGCTGCACTGAGACAGGTCCTGTTCAACCAGGGAGTGTCTGAGAAGAACCCGGCATCTGAG GAGCGAGGTCAGCTGGAAGTGTTGAAGCAGGTTCTGGGGTCCTACCCTGTGCCGGTCGATCTAAAGTGGAGGTGGAAGGAGGAAAGTCAGGGAAGCATGCTGGAGAAGAACTGGACAGATATAGTGCACTCTCATTCA ACGATGTCTAAGGTGCAGAGACACCAACAAGAGGCGCTTTGGGAGTTTGTCCACACTGAGCTCACCTACATCAACAAGCTGATTATCATCAAAGAT GTGGTTGTTGGAGCTCTTTTCAACCTGCAGCAGAATCGATTTCTCTTGGAG GTGAGGCCCGAGGAGCTTTTCTCCAACCTTCCCTCCATCCTCATTGCACACCAGCTTTTCTGGCAAGACGTGATTTATCCCATGTTAGAGGAAGTCCGCAGGACAGGCAAGCCCTTTGACCCCATGATGTTAGAGGCTGGTTGCCTGCAG TTCCACGAGCGCTTCTCTACATATCAGCGTTACTGTTGGGAGGAGGAAAACAATCTAGAGTTCACACGCAGGCAGATGGAGAGCAACCCACATTTTTTCACTTATGTTCAG TGGGTGGAGACTCACCCTCAGTGTGACCGGATGCGGCTCGGGGGCATGCAGGCCCAACCCCATCAGAGGATCACAAAGTATCCTCTGCTGCTTAAAGCTGTGCTGAAAACCACAGAGGATCCTCACGTACAGCACTCACTCAAAGGCATG TTATCCAGCGTAAACAATTTTTTGGAGAGCATCAATGACTACCTGAAGCTAAAAGATGAAGAACTCGCTCTCACCATCTCTGCTCAGAGGGTGGAGGGATACGAGGTGGAGAGAATAAATGAAGACATCGACAGG CATGTCCGAGAGATCTGCCAGTTTGACCTCACATGCCCCATCAGAGGAGTAGGTTCTGGAGTCGTACgtaagctgctgctggaggggaACTTGAAGATTCGGGGGAGAAAAGACAGCAAG CTGGAGGTGGTGGCTCTACTTTTCTCAGATGTGCTTCTGATGACTAAAGTCCAGAAGAAAGGAGAGCGGCTGAAGGTAGTTCGACCTCCTCTGGCCATCGACAGAACGTGTTGCATGGCACTGAAAGATGGCT gtTCATTTGTTCTGGTGGAGGTGGGGGAGCTTCGGAGTGCTATGAATGTCTACATATTTGCAACCAGCACCATAGTGAGCTGCTCCACGTGGGTCTCCACCATCCACCAGGCGAAG GAAACACTGTGgaacctgagacagacagagagcaacAGACAGCTGGAAAACTGGAAAATCCAGCAGCTGGAGGCCAAACCTGTCACAGAAGCCAAGACGGATGATATGGAGACAGAAGAACAACATCAATCAAGACGAGGGACTTTTGTGGATGAACTCACTGAGGAACTTGTGATCCCCAGATCAATAAATGGGATGATGGCGTCTAAAGAAACAGAGGACCAGCATCAACCTCCAGATGGTGTGGCCACTAACAATCCTGTTTTATCTTTTTGGCACTCCCAGCCTGACGTCAGTAACGTCAATAACAACGTCCGTAAACAAGTACCAAAGACTTTTTCTGGTCGGCAACAAGCACATGTCAAAGGACATGAATGGATAGAAATGGGAGTGAGAGGAGAACAAGTCGGGAACTacacagagggagaagagaaaAGGGGGCAAAGGGGGATCTGGAACCAGAGGGCACAATCTACCCCTAATCTGGATCATTTCAGATTACACAGTAATGCAGCTGATCCATTAAGATACAACACGACTAGACCACATGCTTTCTTTTATCCAGATGTTGACTACCCAACGGACGAAGATAGTACTGAACACCTTCATAACCAAGCAGCGACATCCAGGGAGGGGCCTGAGTCTTTAAGACTACCAGAAGAGGGAGGAATATCAACACAGAGGGACTCGGATTCCCAGTCTGTGAACCTGGACTCTTCTTTCGACAGCCAGTCTGGAGACATGGAGACATCTCCAGAGGCTTGGAGTTCCTCCAAAGTTTTGAGGTCACCCGGGTTACGCAAGAGAAGGCCATCCATTACCCATCAGGCCCCCTCTTCCCACACATCTGGACAGTTCTTCCAGggctcagagcagacaaacagCTACTCTTTCTCCAACTCAAACAACAGCCTGAAGAGAAACTCTCTTCCTACCAGCTCAGATTCACACCGGGTGCTAAAGCTGGGCTCCCTGAAGCCGAACCAAGGGATGTTTTGGAACATGCACAACAGAGCCTCTCCAGACCCCCAAACATTGTCTGAACCTGAGCTTCCTGATATTGACTTCGAGAACCGAGTGAAAACCCAAAGGAGTGCCTCCATTCCTAACATCGTCATTGAAGGAGACCATGAACTTCGCCTGCACTCCAGTACGCTGTACGCGCAAAATCCAAACGTACACCCCTCGCCTCTGGACGGTCTTTTGGAAAGAGTCAAAGAGAGGGaaggattaaaaaaagacagaaatgtgAAAATGGCCAATTTGAAGTCAAAGCATCCTCCTTCCCCCTCGTTTTCCACCACAccttctccatctccatctcccagtgatggagacagagacacagagtgggaggaggtggagcTGATGAGACACAGAGCCCGCACAGTGAGTAAAGGATGGAAGGAGCAGCTGGTGGACGGAGATGAAGATGACAAGAAGAATAG TGTTGTCTTTTCGGACGGGGTAAATGTGGACTGGTCAGGTTGGTgctttgatgatgatgaagtcatGGATCATTTATACCCTGCAGGCGAAGGGTTTATTGAGGGTATCAGCCGATCTTTGGCCTCCTGGGATATCCACGGACTTTCAGAGCAAGAGGACGGAGAGTACAGTCAGGTGTAG
- the plekhg6 gene encoding uncharacterized protein plekhg6 isoform X2: protein MDPTKPSLSSKAVHVNNGGGNDSLMEEASDPWRDGVDGERLRDVEARETDVVDGTTAAADINHHHKGSADKHKFSTLGLQRRTKQKVVTDFAIVNKGASAGAKPKAALRQVLFNQGVSEKNPASEERGQLEVLKQVLGSYPVPVDLKWRWKEESQGSMLEKNWTDIVHSHSTMSKVQRHQQEALWEFVHTELTYINKLIIIKDVVVGALFNLQQNRFLLEVRPEELFSNLPSILIAHQLFWQDVIYPMLEEVRRTGKPFDPMMLEAGCLQFHERFSTYQRYCWEEENNLEFTRRQMESNPHFFTYVQWVETHPQCDRMRLGGMQAQPHQRITKYPLLLKAVLKTTEDPHVQHSLKGMLSSVNNFLESINDYLKLKDEELALTISAQRVEGYEVERINEDIDRHVREICQFDLTCPIRGVGSGVVRKLLLEGNLKIRGRKDSKLEVVALLFSDVLLMTKVQKKGERLKVVRPPLAIDRTCCMALKDGCSFVLVEVGELRSAMNVYIFATSTIVSCSTWVSTIHQAKETLWNLRQTESNRQLENWKIQQLEAKPVTEAKTDDMETEEQHQSRRGTFVDELTEELVIPRSINGMMASKETEDQHQPPDGVATNNPVLSFWHSQPDVSNVNNNVRKQVPKTFSGRQQAHVKGHEWIEMGVRGEQVGNYTEGEEKRGQRGIWNQRAQSTPNLDHFRLHSNAADPLRYNTTRPHAFFYPDVDYPTDEDSTEHLHNQAATSREGPESLRLPEEGGISTQRDSDSQSVNLDSSFDSQSGDMETSPEAWSSSKVLRSPGLRKRRPSITHQAPSSHTSGQFFQGSEQTNSYSFSNSNNSLKRNSLPTSSDSHRVLKLGSLKPNQGMFWNMHNRASPDPQTLSEPELPDIDFENRVKTQRSASIPNIVIEGDHELRLHSSTLYAQNPNVHPSPLDGLLERVKEREGLKKDRNVKMANLKSKHPPSPSFSTTPSPSPSPSDGDRDTEWEEVELMRHRARTVSKGWKEQLVDGDEDDKKNRLV, encoded by the exons ATGGATCCAACAAAGCCCAG CCTTTCCTCTAAGGCGGTGCATGTAAACAATGGTGGGGGGAATGATTCACTGATGGAAGAAGCATCGGACCCGTGGCGAGACGGTGTGGACGGGGAGAGGCTGAGGGACGTGGAAGCCAGAGAGACAGACGTTGTTGATGGGACGACTGCAGCTGCAGACATAAACCATCACCACAAGGGGTCAGCAGACAAACACAAGTTCAGTACGCTCGGCTTACAG AGGCGGACCAAGCAGAAAGTCGTGACTGATTTTGCAATAGTGAATAAGGGAGCGTCTGCAGGAGCCAAACCCAAAGCTGCACTGAGACAGGTCCTGTTCAACCAGGGAGTGTCTGAGAAGAACCCGGCATCTGAG GAGCGAGGTCAGCTGGAAGTGTTGAAGCAGGTTCTGGGGTCCTACCCTGTGCCGGTCGATCTAAAGTGGAGGTGGAAGGAGGAAAGTCAGGGAAGCATGCTGGAGAAGAACTGGACAGATATAGTGCACTCTCATTCA ACGATGTCTAAGGTGCAGAGACACCAACAAGAGGCGCTTTGGGAGTTTGTCCACACTGAGCTCACCTACATCAACAAGCTGATTATCATCAAAGAT GTGGTTGTTGGAGCTCTTTTCAACCTGCAGCAGAATCGATTTCTCTTGGAG GTGAGGCCCGAGGAGCTTTTCTCCAACCTTCCCTCCATCCTCATTGCACACCAGCTTTTCTGGCAAGACGTGATTTATCCCATGTTAGAGGAAGTCCGCAGGACAGGCAAGCCCTTTGACCCCATGATGTTAGAGGCTGGTTGCCTGCAG TTCCACGAGCGCTTCTCTACATATCAGCGTTACTGTTGGGAGGAGGAAAACAATCTAGAGTTCACACGCAGGCAGATGGAGAGCAACCCACATTTTTTCACTTATGTTCAG TGGGTGGAGACTCACCCTCAGTGTGACCGGATGCGGCTCGGGGGCATGCAGGCCCAACCCCATCAGAGGATCACAAAGTATCCTCTGCTGCTTAAAGCTGTGCTGAAAACCACAGAGGATCCTCACGTACAGCACTCACTCAAAGGCATG TTATCCAGCGTAAACAATTTTTTGGAGAGCATCAATGACTACCTGAAGCTAAAAGATGAAGAACTCGCTCTCACCATCTCTGCTCAGAGGGTGGAGGGATACGAGGTGGAGAGAATAAATGAAGACATCGACAGG CATGTCCGAGAGATCTGCCAGTTTGACCTCACATGCCCCATCAGAGGAGTAGGTTCTGGAGTCGTACgtaagctgctgctggaggggaACTTGAAGATTCGGGGGAGAAAAGACAGCAAG CTGGAGGTGGTGGCTCTACTTTTCTCAGATGTGCTTCTGATGACTAAAGTCCAGAAGAAAGGAGAGCGGCTGAAGGTAGTTCGACCTCCTCTGGCCATCGACAGAACGTGTTGCATGGCACTGAAAGATGGCT gtTCATTTGTTCTGGTGGAGGTGGGGGAGCTTCGGAGTGCTATGAATGTCTACATATTTGCAACCAGCACCATAGTGAGCTGCTCCACGTGGGTCTCCACCATCCACCAGGCGAAG GAAACACTGTGgaacctgagacagacagagagcaacAGACAGCTGGAAAACTGGAAAATCCAGCAGCTGGAGGCCAAACCTGTCACAGAAGCCAAGACGGATGATATGGAGACAGAAGAACAACATCAATCAAGACGAGGGACTTTTGTGGATGAACTCACTGAGGAACTTGTGATCCCCAGATCAATAAATGGGATGATGGCGTCTAAAGAAACAGAGGACCAGCATCAACCTCCAGATGGTGTGGCCACTAACAATCCTGTTTTATCTTTTTGGCACTCCCAGCCTGACGTCAGTAACGTCAATAACAACGTCCGTAAACAAGTACCAAAGACTTTTTCTGGTCGGCAACAAGCACATGTCAAAGGACATGAATGGATAGAAATGGGAGTGAGAGGAGAACAAGTCGGGAACTacacagagggagaagagaaaAGGGGGCAAAGGGGGATCTGGAACCAGAGGGCACAATCTACCCCTAATCTGGATCATTTCAGATTACACAGTAATGCAGCTGATCCATTAAGATACAACACGACTAGACCACATGCTTTCTTTTATCCAGATGTTGACTACCCAACGGACGAAGATAGTACTGAACACCTTCATAACCAAGCAGCGACATCCAGGGAGGGGCCTGAGTCTTTAAGACTACCAGAAGAGGGAGGAATATCAACACAGAGGGACTCGGATTCCCAGTCTGTGAACCTGGACTCTTCTTTCGACAGCCAGTCTGGAGACATGGAGACATCTCCAGAGGCTTGGAGTTCCTCCAAAGTTTTGAGGTCACCCGGGTTACGCAAGAGAAGGCCATCCATTACCCATCAGGCCCCCTCTTCCCACACATCTGGACAGTTCTTCCAGggctcagagcagacaaacagCTACTCTTTCTCCAACTCAAACAACAGCCTGAAGAGAAACTCTCTTCCTACCAGCTCAGATTCACACCGGGTGCTAAAGCTGGGCTCCCTGAAGCCGAACCAAGGGATGTTTTGGAACATGCACAACAGAGCCTCTCCAGACCCCCAAACATTGTCTGAACCTGAGCTTCCTGATATTGACTTCGAGAACCGAGTGAAAACCCAAAGGAGTGCCTCCATTCCTAACATCGTCATTGAAGGAGACCATGAACTTCGCCTGCACTCCAGTACGCTGTACGCGCAAAATCCAAACGTACACCCCTCGCCTCTGGACGGTCTTTTGGAAAGAGTCAAAGAGAGGGaaggattaaaaaaagacagaaatgtgAAAATGGCCAATTTGAAGTCAAAGCATCCTCCTTCCCCCTCGTTTTCCACCACAccttctccatctccatctcccagtgatggagacagagacacagagtgggaggaggtggagcTGATGAGACACAGAGCCCGCACAGTGAGTAAAGGATGGAAGGAGCAGCTGGTGGACGGAGATGAAGATGACAAGAAGAATAGGTTAGTTTGA